A region of the Paenibacillus rhizovicinus genome:
ACAAGAGGCAATACCCCCTTGAGGAAGACTCTGAGAATTACTGCGTCATTCCCTTCGTACATGACACGGCCCATTGGCCGTATCGGCAGCCTGGAGACGTAATGCTGAAGCTGGCTGCCGTCTTCTCCGGCATATTCCTTCTTGAGTCGTATTAGGTGGACATCATTGTTGGCCATGTATCGGACCTCGCTACAGAACTCCTCGTAATCGCCATTGTGGCGGCGCTTTTCCCACTTTTTTTCAACTCGCTCACGGCAGGTCTTGATGATGGATTCGGCATGCGCATGTATCATCACATCGATCGCCCGGCGATCCTCATACCGCACGTAATCCTTAAATACGCCTTTGCGTATTTCAATATACTCAGCTACCAGCTCCACCCGCTCACCTCTTCCATTACGACCACTCCATGCAATAGTTTTTGGCTGGGCATTTATCGCAGGCATACGACTCTCGTGGATAGTAATAGCCCTTCTCCATGTGCTCCTTAAAAAGTCGGACCTGTTTGTATAGGCGCTGATAGTCTTTGCGACGCCGCTCCACATAGGCATTGGTGCCGAGCTTCAGATACTCCAGGCACATGCTGTCTGCTTCTCGATTGAACATAGAGTGGAACCCGATCGCCTGCAGTGTAAGCGCCATGTCGGTGCGGTTCCAGAACTCGTCTTGCTTGTGGTTAGACGTCTTGAAATTAACGATCTCCATGCCTCGTGTCGTATTCCGGATCAGTGGAATCTTCCCGGTGATGAAGAGGTCTGGTCCGAAAGGGATCCTGAACTCTGTGTTGACGGACACGACTTCGTCCGGCACGTACCGCTGCTTCCGGTGGAAGCTGGCCAGCATGCCAAATGCATCGAGTTCCCGCTTCCGCTGCGACTGGCTGCTGTCGAACTTGATGTTCAGCACCTTGCCTCCGTACCAGAGACTGGTAAATTTCTGCTTCATCGACTCCATGGAAAGCATTTTGTCTTCCTTGAGCTTCATGTAAAAATAGGAGATCGTCATCAGGACCGCCTCCCTGAGCCCGTCGTTTTCTGACATCTGCATGTTGGGTACCCGGTCAACGTGCGTGAGCTTGAACTTGAGCCCACACGACTTAAAATCGTACAGTTGGTCGATCGTAATCTCCAAGAATATCTCCCCCTTCTTTTTTCGACCACCCCGGCCCCCGGAGTGCCTTCATCCAGTTCGGCTGGTAGCCTTTAAAGTAAGGCTGCTTCGCCTTTTCTGCTTTCCTCTTCATCGAATCCATAGACAAGATCTCTTCGATCATTTGCTCGTCACTGATCCGTTTCCCTCGATGATCAGCGAAGTATGTGGACAGAACAATCGTGCCGATCTGAGCTGACTCTTGGATATCGACCATGATGAATCGATTAGCTGGCAGATAATCCTGCTCCAATTTCTTCAGGGCAAAGTTGATTTGCTCCTGCATGAGTTGCCGATTCTGGTTCGTGTTCGGCTTATGTTTGTAATGGCTTGTGGCCATCTCGATTGTATCGCTTGCGATCTTTAGGATCTTGGCCAAACGGTCATAGGATCGATTCAGGTATGAAGCGACTAACTCCATGCGATCATTCGCCCTCCTTCGTCTACACTGAACTTCACGTCCATGTCGATGTTTCCGGATCGATCATACTTGAAGTCCAAGTGGATGAAGCCGCCATATCCGATCTCTTGGATCACGGCCTCTACCTTCTCCTCCACCTCGCCGATATATTCACTCGTAACGACCCTCGTCTTCATGCGCAGCTCCAGCATCGCCTTGCTGTAAGCCACTCGGATTAGCTGGATCTGATCCTCTGAGGGATGTCCAGGACGAGGCGGATTGATTTCTAAATAGCGGTTGGCTAACTCCATGGTGACACCTCCCTGCATACAAACGCCTTGTATTGGATATCGACTATGGCGTGATCGGAAATCGGATACGCAAATCGAATGCAGTGACCAAGAACCTCATAATCAGTTTGCATGACGCCATTGACATAGGCGGTGACGCTGCCATTCTTCGGCGTTTTCTGCAGCCAGAACTCCCCTTGCCAGTCAGATGGCTCGAAACGATCTGCACAGCTGCATATTTCAAAGATGAACTGCGGCTCATCAAATGTGCGCTGAACAAGATACTCCTCTACGAGCTCCATTTGCGTTTCCCTCTCTGATTCTCAAAGAAGTCACGCATCCGTGGTGGCTTTGGATCCTCTTCGTCTTTTCTCCGCTCCGACCGGCTACGTGGATCACGGTAGGTATCCAAGCAAGCCATATAACACACTACCTGCTCCAAGCGTTGGGTCAACTCTTCTGGCGCAAAGTTATAATTACAGAAGGTTATATAGTATCCGATTTCTCTATAATGGCGCATATTGTGATCATCGATCTTCTTTTGTAATTGCTTCTGCTCTTTCTCATAGCCTTTGGCTAGCTGTTCCAGGTAAGCGGACACCAGCTCTACCTTCCGTCGCTTCTTAATCTTCTTTCTCTTCTTCGGCCTGACCACGGCCTGGTGATATTGGCTAATAAATTCTTGGGAGTACGGATTGTATGGAAAGGACCATTCCTGGACGCTAAAGTCATTCGCCGGCATAACTTTCCCTGACGTATCCATACCCATAATCATTTCTTCAAGTGTATCGGCCGTCAGCGTGCCTCTTCCAATGATTACGACCGGCTCAAAACCGTTATAGGCATTTACGAGATCCATGGCGCCTCCTATGCGAATAGCTGCGGCAGTTTGCGGATTTCTTGCATGCGCAGATAGGCAGCCACCAATTCAATGGGATTCTTTATCACAGGTCGTGGTGTCGATGTAAATGTGTATTGCGTGCCATTTGTTGAGTATGTATACCGCTTCCAAGGTGTCCCTCGGTGCGGCATGTGATGTCGTTTAAAATAGGCGAGTGCAAGTTCCATACTGGCATTTCCTCCTTAGCCCATCTGGCGAGTGATGGCTGCTTGAAGTTTCGGATAGGGATCTTCCCATCCGTCTGGCTTTTTCACTTTTCCGTCTTCCTTGTAATGCGGCTTGCCGTCTGGCCAGAGCTTGCTCATGTTGGCATGCTGCACGATGTCCATCAGCTCTTGCGGTCGGACGCCCATCTCAACAAGGGTGCCGACTGCGAAGTAGATGACATCGATCATGGCGTCAGCCTGATCAACGACATTATCGGACTCCTTGAACTCCTGGACCTCTTCTTGGATCCAGCTCATCCGCTTCTCGGTGCGATCGGCGCTCAGCATCGTCGGCTTGTCCATAGCCGGGTGATTGAAAGCCAACTGGAAGGCTCGAACCTGCTCATAGGTAAGGTCCAGTCCGTTAAGCACGGTGCGGTCTTGATAAGCTCCTACTAATTCGCTCATAGATATCCTCCTACATTCGGCGCAGCTTGAGGCGCTCGTTGACTCGATCGAAATCGGCTTTGGTAATTGGCTGAACGTTGGCTTTCTTGTATACGCCCTTCTGGCTGAAGAAGTCATGCGTGATGAACTCTGCGATCTTGGACGTTGCGTTCATAACAATGACATTGATATGTTCTTCCGGAAAATAGTCGTCGAAGCCAAGGTTCTGCATGGCACGGTTTGCGTTATAGCGTACATACGCTTTAACTTCATACGCCAGGCCGAGCTCTCCATAGATCTCTTCGGTATAAGCCATTTCAATCTCATGCAGCTCCTCAAGGAGCGCATACATGGTTTTCTTCAAGCGGCTCTGTACGTCTTCATCGAAACTTTCAAACAATTCTTGCGCAAGCAATCCGATGAAGCTCCCGTGGACGGCTTCGTCCCTCAAAATCAGGTTAATAATCTCCGCCGAATTCGTCAGCATCGCTTGGCCATCAATCCCGCCGCCGGCCAAAAAGAGTGGCAGGAAGAAGCCGGAATAGAACAAGTAGCTTTCAAGGAAAACCGATGCCACCATGGCCAGCCAGAGATCTTCATCCGTCTTGATGCGGAGATAGATCTTTTGGATAATCCGGGCTTTCTTCTGAAGAAGCGGGTGGTTCTTGACCCAATCCTCCAGCAGCCAATCGATGTAGGAGCCGTCGGTAATGAGTGTTGTGAAAATCGTACTGTAGCTCTTGGCATGCATGTGCTCCATCATGGCCATGAATCCGGCGACGGATTTTCGTTTGAGCTCCTTGATGTGGATGGCAAGCTGCGACATGCCGACATTCGCCTGTATAGTATCAAGGAACGTCAGACCTGCCAGGGCAAAGGCGTAAGCTTCTTGAAGCGCTTTGTCCATCT
Encoded here:
- a CDS encoding PD-(D/E)XK nuclease family protein, which codes for MEITIDQLYDFKSCGLKFKLTHVDRVPNMQMSENDGLREAVLMTISYFYMKLKEDKMLSMESMKQKFTSLWYGGKVLNIKFDSSQSQRKRELDAFGMLASFHRKQRYVPDEVVSVNTEFRIPFGPDLFITGKIPLIRNTTRGMEIVNFKTSNHKQDEFWNRTDMALTLQAIGFHSMFNREADSMCLEYLKLGTNAYVERRRKDYQRLYKQVRLFKEHMEKGYYYPRESYACDKCPAKNYCMEWS
- a CDS encoding pyrophosphohydrolase domain-containing protein, producing the protein MSELVGAYQDRTVLNGLDLTYEQVRAFQLAFNHPAMDKPTMLSADRTEKRMSWIQEEVQEFKESDNVVDQADAMIDVIYFAVGTLVEMGVRPQELMDIVQHANMSKLWPDGKPHYKEDGKVKKPDGWEDPYPKLQAAITRQMG
- the nrdF gene encoding class 1b ribonucleoside-diphosphate reductase subunit beta — protein: MIEHAVNWNRKIDHFTETFWEQNNRQNWIDTEFVPSDDIKVWKKMDKALQEAYAFALAGLTFLDTIQANVGMSQLAIHIKELKRKSVAGFMAMMEHMHAKSYSTIFTTLITDGSYIDWLLEDWVKNHPLLQKKARIIQKIYLRIKTDEDLWLAMVASVFLESYLFYSGFFLPLFLAGGGIDGQAMLTNSAEIINLILRDEAVHGSFIGLLAQELFESFDEDVQSRLKKTMYALLEELHEIEMAYTEEIYGELGLAYEVKAYVRYNANRAMQNLGFDDYFPEEHINVIVMNATSKIAEFITHDFFSQKGVYKKANVQPITKADFDRVNERLKLRRM